One Natrinema longum genomic window carries:
- a CDS encoding 7-carboxy-7-deazaguanine synthase QueE: MPVSDSVDREAGPDVDTADDERVGAADGLPINELFYSLQGEGTLAGLPSVFVRTSGCNLRCWFCDSYHTSWEPTHAWLDLEAILAEIDAHDADHVVLTGGEPLLHEESVALLEALDDRGYHTTVETNGTIYRDAPIDLVSVSPKLASSTPTPERDPKGEGEWAKRHERDRIDVDALARLVAEYDVQLKFVVTDAEDMPEILDLLVELRAAADVPVPDDDVLLMPEGATRERLAETRGRVAELAMEHGFRYTPRLHVDLWNDAPET, translated from the coding sequence ATGCCGGTTTCCGATTCCGTCGACCGCGAGGCCGGGCCCGACGTGGATACCGCGGACGACGAACGTGTGGGGGCAGCCGACGGACTGCCGATCAACGAGTTGTTCTACTCCCTGCAAGGCGAGGGAACCCTCGCCGGCCTGCCGTCGGTGTTCGTCCGCACGAGCGGCTGTAACCTCCGGTGTTGGTTCTGTGATTCCTATCACACCTCTTGGGAACCGACTCACGCGTGGCTGGACCTCGAGGCGATCCTCGCCGAGATCGACGCTCACGACGCCGATCACGTCGTTCTCACCGGCGGGGAACCCCTGCTCCACGAGGAGAGCGTCGCCTTGCTCGAGGCCCTCGACGACCGGGGCTACCACACGACCGTCGAGACCAACGGCACGATCTACCGGGACGCGCCGATCGATCTCGTCTCCGTGAGCCCGAAGTTAGCGAGCAGCACCCCGACGCCGGAGCGCGACCCGAAGGGCGAGGGCGAATGGGCAAAGCGCCACGAGCGCGACCGGATCGACGTGGACGCGCTCGCTCGGCTGGTCGCGGAGTACGACGTGCAACTGAAGTTCGTCGTGACCGACGCCGAGGACATGCCGGAGATCCTCGACCTGCTCGTGGAGCTCCGCGCCGCCGCCGACGTCCCGGTCCCCGACGACGACGTCCTGTTGATGCCCGAAGGGGCGACCCGAGAGCGTCTCGCGGAGACCCGCGGCCGGGTCGCCGAACTGGCGATGGAGCATGGCTTCCGGTACACGCCGCGGCTGCACGTCGACCTCTGGAACGACGCACCCGAGACGTAA
- the queC gene encoding 7-cyano-7-deazaguanine synthase QueC: protein MTDTTTPTESATDEPTAKRAVVLLSGGMDSATAAAEAREQGYEIYCLHTTYGQRTEEREHECARRLADHFDAADFLRVETGHLSAIGASSLTDEELNVADADLESDEIPTSYVPFRNANLLSMAVAYAEANDCEAVFIGAHSEDFSGYPDCRPEFFEAFERVVDVGTKPETEIAIEAPFVEWSKTDIAERGVELAVPYEHTWSCYRENEPACGTCDACAFRLQAFRNVGVRDPIEYAQRPSYVGESGDE, encoded by the coding sequence ATGACCGACACCACCACACCCACCGAGTCTGCGACCGACGAACCGACCGCCAAACGCGCCGTCGTCCTCCTGTCGGGCGGGATGGACAGCGCCACCGCCGCTGCCGAGGCCCGCGAGCAGGGCTACGAGATCTATTGTCTCCACACCACCTACGGCCAGCGGACCGAAGAGCGCGAACACGAGTGTGCCCGCCGACTCGCCGACCACTTCGATGCGGCCGACTTCCTGCGGGTCGAGACGGGACACCTCTCGGCGATCGGTGCCTCGAGTCTCACCGACGAGGAACTGAACGTCGCGGACGCCGACCTCGAGAGCGACGAAATTCCCACCTCGTACGTTCCCTTCCGGAACGCGAACCTGCTCTCGATGGCCGTCGCGTACGCCGAAGCCAACGACTGCGAGGCGGTCTTTATCGGCGCACACAGCGAGGACTTTTCGGGGTATCCCGACTGCCGTCCGGAGTTCTTCGAGGCCTTCGAGCGAGTCGTCGACGTCGGCACGAAACCCGAGACGGAGATCGCGATCGAAGCGCCCTTCGTCGAGTGGTCGAAGACCGACATCGCCGAACGCGGCGTCGAACTCGCGGTTCCCTACGAACACACGTGGAGTTGCTACCGCGAGAACGAGCCCGCGTGTGGGACCTGCGACGCCTGTGCGTTCCGGCTCCAGGCGTTCCGGAACGTCGGCGTCCGCGATCCGATCGAGTACGCCCAGCGGCCGTCGTACGTGGGGGAGTCCGGCGACGAATAA
- a CDS encoding iron-containing alcohol dehydrogenase family protein translates to MTRASDRNLSFRFDYDPATIRFGTDCVDALETELASQGLERALVVCGSTVGTTPAVIEPVTRGLGDRLAGVFDETTPKKRLATAVDGRERLRDDDGDVLVSLGGGSSLDVARVISVLAASDRSARDVADEVAETGTITVPDEGPLPIVAIPTTLAGADLSTVAGVTAGPDSGLDAEMGGGISDPGLMPTAAFYDPELVATTPDPVLAGSAMNGFDKGIETLYAANATPVTDATASDGLEALADGLRAFGDGNRGLETLERILEGTVLVQYGISRPGETTLSIVHAFGHGLTRTGEVQQGAAHGIVVPHVLEYCFEQDGVDARAWELADALGVGDATDQAAAVVEAVTEIRDGLGLPSRLRDVDGPEPDEFAAVADAILNDAFIANAPPGLDPTVAEIEGILERAW, encoded by the coding sequence ATGACCCGAGCGAGCGACCGCAATCTATCGTTCCGATTCGACTACGACCCCGCGACGATCCGATTCGGTACCGATTGCGTCGACGCCCTCGAGACCGAACTCGCGTCGCAGGGCCTCGAACGAGCCCTGGTCGTCTGTGGCTCGACCGTCGGGACCACCCCCGCGGTGATCGAGCCGGTCACACGAGGCCTCGGCGATCGGCTGGCCGGCGTCTTCGACGAGACGACGCCGAAGAAACGGCTCGCAACGGCCGTCGACGGTCGCGAGCGCCTGAGAGACGACGACGGGGACGTGCTCGTCAGTCTCGGCGGTGGCAGCAGTCTCGACGTCGCGAGGGTGATCAGCGTGCTCGCGGCGAGCGATCGGTCGGCCCGAGACGTGGCCGACGAGGTCGCCGAGACGGGAACGATCACGGTTCCCGACGAGGGACCGCTCCCGATCGTGGCGATTCCGACGACGCTGGCCGGTGCCGACCTCTCGACGGTGGCCGGCGTCACTGCCGGACCGGACTCGGGGCTCGACGCGGAGATGGGCGGCGGCATTTCCGATCCCGGACTGATGCCCACGGCCGCGTTCTACGACCCCGAACTGGTCGCGACCACGCCGGACCCGGTGCTCGCCGGCTCGGCGATGAACGGCTTCGACAAGGGAATCGAGACGCTCTACGCGGCCAACGCGACGCCGGTGACCGACGCGACGGCCAGCGACGGACTCGAGGCGCTCGCGGATGGTCTCCGGGCGTTCGGCGACGGGAACCGCGGCCTCGAGACCCTCGAGCGGATCCTCGAAGGGACCGTCCTCGTTCAGTACGGCATCTCCCGTCCCGGCGAGACCACGCTGTCGATCGTGCACGCCTTCGGTCACGGGCTCACACGCACGGGCGAGGTTCAGCAGGGGGCCGCCCACGGGATCGTCGTCCCCCACGTCCTCGAGTACTGCTTCGAGCAGGACGGCGTCGACGCACGAGCGTGGGAACTCGCCGACGCGCTCGGGGTCGGGGACGCCACGGATCAGGCCGCCGCAGTCGTCGAGGCGGTGACCGAGATCCGGGACGGACTCGGACTCCCATCGCGCTTGCGGGACGTCGACGGCCCCGAACCCGACGAGTTCGCCGCGGTCGCGGACGCGATCCTGAACGACGCGTTCATCGCGAACGCACCGCCGGGACTGGATCCGACCGTCGCGGAGATCGAAGGTATCCTCGAGCGGGCGTGGTAG
- a CDS encoding universal stress protein, whose protein sequence is MYDSILVATDGSEAAGTAVDHAIELATRFDAPLYGIAVVDERTAYDTGIVDPEEAHRHLEERAAEWLEALEATATAADVPVETAVRSGVPHEEILDYAGERDVDALVLGSRGRSSFKGALLGSTVDRVVRTTDRPVLVVG, encoded by the coding sequence ATGTACGATTCGATTCTGGTCGCGACCGACGGGAGCGAGGCCGCTGGGACGGCAGTCGACCACGCGATCGAACTCGCGACGCGATTCGACGCGCCGCTGTACGGGATCGCAGTCGTCGACGAACGGACCGCCTACGACACGGGGATCGTCGACCCCGAAGAGGCCCACCGCCACCTCGAGGAGCGCGCGGCGGAGTGGCTCGAGGCCCTCGAAGCGACGGCAACGGCAGCCGACGTCCCCGTCGAGACGGCGGTTCGGTCCGGCGTTCCACACGAGGAGATCCTCGACTACGCCGGCGAGCGGGACGTGGATGCGCTCGTCCTCGGGTCTCGGGGCCGCTCGTCGTTCAAGGGAGCGTTGCTCGGGAGTACCGTCGACAGAGTCGTCAGGACCACGGACCGTCCGGTGTTGGTCGTCGGCTAG
- a CDS encoding universal stress protein yields the protein MSLLVPFDGSELATHALERASMFGDLLDEEVVVLTVIPDDADYARDRGWIAQGEPFDAEAIAEGIESRAREVTPSATFRTERVSSDEPTATSTTETVREIRRVAADVGASVVFIGSENAGSVIAPQSSVGSPVANDQRYDVYVVRRPGSDPDPEEISDIDSTNEL from the coding sequence ATGTCACTACTCGTTCCGTTCGATGGCTCGGAGTTGGCAACGCACGCACTCGAGCGGGCGTCGATGTTCGGCGACCTGCTCGACGAGGAAGTCGTCGTCCTGACGGTGATCCCGGACGATGCCGACTACGCACGCGACCGGGGCTGGATCGCTCAGGGCGAACCGTTCGACGCGGAGGCGATCGCCGAGGGGATCGAGAGTCGCGCCCGGGAGGTTACCCCGTCGGCGACGTTTCGGACCGAACGGGTCAGTTCCGACGAACCGACCGCGACGTCGACGACGGAGACCGTCCGCGAGATCCGCCGGGTCGCCGCCGACGTCGGCGCATCGGTGGTCTTCATCGGTTCGGAGAACGCGGGTTCGGTGATCGCACCCCAGTCGAGCGTCGGCAGTCCGGTCGCGAACGACCAGCGCTACGACGTCTACGTCGTGCGCCGTCCCGGTTCCGACCCGGATCCCGAGGAAATCTCGGATATCGATTCGACGAACGAGCTGTAG